The Kwoniella mangroviensis CBS 8507 chromosome 1 map unlocalized Ctg02, whole genome shotgun sequence genome window below encodes:
- a CDS encoding potassium/sodium efflux P-type ATPase, fungal-type — MTTEKYMTKTNNNLDSSNAEKGISRADTGATATSQSLPFKPHTAPSQKVLDALGANANKGLSESDVQKRLEQHGPNRLKPPKKPSIFNIVLRQIGNAMTVILIAAMAVSFGTMDWISGGVIGALVVLNVTVGTYTEWQAEKTVANLESVGAPQATVVRSSDGRESTTKVIAVEEVVPGDLVLLKNGDIVPADGRVLEGHCSNLECDEAFLTGESLPVAKQSDPVDEEDCPVGDRLSMVFSGAQVTKGRARVVITTTGMNTEIGKIAQALESKAKKTDTGFAAYWYKFKVIMGVAETTPLQIKLNKLAYFLLGCAILIAIIVVASTGFKNVPLSVATYAVAAAVSILPASLIAVVSLTLARASTDLANRNALVRRMDAIEALAGVENVCSDKTGTLTVGRMVVRKFWVPALDPRANESAPINTRRGQAYSFETGSDPFYPRGEIRSDREEISPGGAVLDLKRKPQKQLSGDSTPENDPDSQELDLQEQVILVDELELGLKNLALCASLCNQATLSRPADNESNWEANGDPTEIALQVAAHKLGHGKPFLTHSRPHPQRAESVRSGHSGRPPIAGSRGHYEQIIEHPFDSTVKRMSIAYRFVPDDNKEAHVQCFLKGAVERVFELCTTVHGEPLTDERKKDIMVKVDALAAQGLRVLALCGRRLPSGSADEVKAMPRDQFENDFAFLGLAGIFDPPRKESPGAVADCLRAGITPRMLTGDHPATATAIALNIGILEKAYSKEAVMTGQQFDALSDEEVDKLPELPLVVARCAPETKVRMVDAIHRRGQKTVMTGDGVNDSPALKRADVGVGMGTGSDVAKQSSRIVLSDDNFSTIIRAIRKGRSVFKNLAKFLLYLLTGNVSEIIVLLIGLAFKDENGQSVFPLSAVAALWINTLAAGPPALALGLEPTAADAMDQPPTSFHQIFTLEFYVDLVFYGVLMGSLALVNFVIVLWGYFPGDLGRYCNEGDSEICDPVFQARATCFSTLVIILMIHGLECKHFSKSIMQVDLKDNKVLLWSVFVLALGTFPVVYIPVINNKVFLHGALKWEWGIVFGMIFVYLGCTEFYKWCKRIYFRRTQVPAPSRGPSDKTLKMETTIAPV, encoded by the exons ATGACAACAGAGAAATATATGACAAAGACGAACAACAATCTCGATAGTAGTAATGCTGAGAAAGGGATCTCTCGAGCCGATACGGGAGCGACAGCTACATCCCAATCACTACCGTTCAAACCTCATACAGCTCCATCACAAAAAGTCCTAGATGCCCTTGGAGCGAATGCCAACAAAGGTTTATCGGAATCTGATGTACAGAAGAGATTAGAACAACATGGACCAAACAGGTTGAAACCACCCAAGAAGCCCAGTATTTTCAATATCGTACTTCGACAGATCGGGAATGCCATGACGGTCATTTTGA TCGCTGCGATGGCGGTCTCATTTGGTACAATGGATTGGATCAGTGGTGGTGTTATTGGTGCTTTAGTCGTATTGAATGTCACCGTAGGAACATACACGGAATGGCAAgctgaaaag ACGGTAGCAAATCTTGAATCGGTTGGTGCACCCCAAGCTACTGTTGTCCGATCTTCAGATGGCCGAGAGAGTACAACCAAGGTGATCGCCGTTGAAGAAGTGGTTCCCGGTGATTTGGTTCTGCTCAAGAATGGTGATATCGTTCCTGCCGATGGTCGAGTACTTGAAGGTCATTGTAGTAATTTGGAATGTGATGAAGCTTTCTTGACGGGTGAATCTCTGCCTGTGGCTAAACAATCGGATCCTGTCGACGAAGAGGATTGTCCCGTTGG TGATCGGCTCAGTATGGTCTTCTCTGGTGCCCAAGTCACAAAAGGAAGAGCCCGAGTAGTTATCACCACGACGGGTATGAATACCGAAATTGGCAAAATCGCTCAAGCCCTCGAATCAAAGGCCAAGAAGACCGATACCGGATTTGCAGCTTACTGGTATAAATTCAAAGTCATTATGGGTGTCGCCGAGACCACGCCATTGCAAATCAA ACTGAATAAACTCGCTTATTTCCTCCTCGGATGTGCAATCCTCATCGCTATCATCGTCGTCGCTTCAACCGGATTCAAAAATGTCCCCCTATCTGTCGCCACATACGCTGTAGCTGCTGCTGTATCAATTTTACCTGCTTCTCTGATCGCTGTAGTCAGTCTGACGCTAGCTCGGGCATCGACCGATCTTGCTAACCGAAACGCACTGGTGAGGCGAATGGATGCGATCGAAGCTTTGGCTGGCGTGGAAAACGTCTGTTCTGACAAA ACCGGTACACTTACTGTTGGCCGAATGGTCGTTCGAAAATTCTGGGTTCCCGCACTTGATCCACGAGCCAACGAATCTGCACCAATCAATACTCGACGAGGCCAAGCCTACTCGTTCGAAACTGGTTCTGACCCCTTCTATCCTCGAGGCGAAATTCGATCCGACCGCGAAGAGATTTCACCCGGTGGCGCAGTCCTTGACCTGAAGCGAAAACCCCAAAAACAGCTTTCCGGAGACTCTACACCTGAAAACGATCCTGACAGTCAAGAACTCGATTTGCAAGAACAAGTCATCCTGGTGGACGAACTGGAATTAGGGCTCAAAAATTTAGCCCTTTGCGCGTCACTGTGCAATCAAGCTACTCTATCTCGACCAGCGGACAACGAGAGTAATTGGGAAGCCAACGGAGATCCAACGGAAATCGCTTTACAAGTTGCAGCTCATAAATTAGGGCATGGTAAACCTTTCTTAACCCATTCTAGACCCCATCCTCAGCGAGCCGAATCAGTCCGATCGGGACATAGTGGTCGACCTCCCATCGCAGGCTCAAGAGGACACTACGAGCAAATCATCGAACACCCTTTCGATTCTACCGTCAAACGAATGTCAATCGCCTACCGATTCGTTCCGGATGATAATAAGGAAGCTCACGTACAATGCTTCCTTAAAGGTGCCGTTGAGCGAGTATTTGAGCTTTGTACTACGGTACACGGTGAACCTTTGACAGACGaacgaaagaaagatatcatgGTTAAAGTCGATGCTTTGGCTGCCCAAGGTCTTAGAGTCTTAGCATTGTGCGGTAGAAGATTACCATCCGGATCTGCCGATGAAGTCAAAGCGATGCCTAGAGACCAATTCGAAAATGATTTCGCCTTCTTAGGTTTGGCTGGTATCTTCGATCCCCCAAGAAAGGAATCTCCAGGTGCCGTTGCGGATTGCCTTCGGGCTGGTATCACACCGAGAATGTTGACAGGTGATCATcctgctactgctactgccaTTGCACTCAACATTGGGATTTTGGAAAAGGCTTACTCCAAGGAAGCCGTAATGACCGGTCAACAGTTCGATGCGCTAAGCGACGAAGAGGTCGACAAATTGCCTGAACTACCTTTGGTCGTCGCTAGATGTGCTCCGGAGactaag GTCCGAATGGTAGATGCTATTCACCGAAGAGGCCAGAAGACTGTAATGACCGGAGACGGAGTGAACGATTCTCCCGCGTTGAAACGGGCAGACGTTGGCGTGGGAATGGGAACCGGATCGGACGTCGCCAAACAATCCTCAAGAATCGTTCTGAGTGATGATAATTTCAGTACAATCATTCGAGCTATCCGAAAAGGACGATCAGTCTTCAAAAACTTGGCTAAATTCTTGCTTTATCTCTTAACTGGTAACGTGTCCGAAATAATCGTACTCTTGATCGGCTTGgcattcaaagatgagaacGGGCAATCTGTATTCCCCCTCTCTGCCGTTGCTGCATTATGGATCAACACACTTGCAGCTGGACCACCAGCTTTGGCACTTGGGCTGGAACCTACTGCTGCGGATGCGATGGATCAACCGCCTACGTCTTTCCATCAAATTTTCACTCTTGAATTCTACGTTGATCTAGTGTTCTATGGAGTTTTGATGGGCTCTTTGGCTTTGGTCAATTTCGTGATTGTCCTTTGGGGTTACTTCCCA GGAGACCTGGGTAGATATTGTAATGAAGGTGATTCTGAAATCTGCGATCCTGTGTTTCAAGCCCGAGCGACATGTTTCTCAACTTtggtcatcatcttgatgattcACGGATTGGAATGCAAACATTTCAGTAAAAGTATCATGCAAGTTGACTTGAAAGATAACAAGGTCTTGCTCTGGTCTGTATTCGTTCTGGCCCTCGGTACA TTCCCCGTGGTCTACATCCCAGTGATCAACAATAAAGTATTTTTACACGGCGCTttgaaatgggaatggggtATTGTT TTCGGAATGATCTTCGTCTATTTAGGATGTACAGAGTTTTACAAATGGTGTAAGAGGATTTACTTCAGGAGAACCCAAGTCCCCGCACCCTCTAGAGGGCCATCCGATAAGACTTTAAAGATGGAGACCACCATTGCTCCTGTTTAG